One segment of Cololabis saira isolate AMF1-May2022 chromosome 9, fColSai1.1, whole genome shotgun sequence DNA contains the following:
- the LOC133450768 gene encoding far upstream element-binding protein 3-like isoform X1, whose amino-acid sequence MAELVQGQAAMSQPGLKQDGLADVLQRARQMVGKMGGEAMSHLNSSSGSVEPSLYYPGQKRPGEDGVGNQLPTMGHQSRVITEDYKVPDRMVGFIIGRGGEQITRIQLESGCKIQIAADSGGLMERPCSLTGTPESIEQAKRLLVQIVDRCRNGPGFHGDGEGGTSVQEMLIPASKVGLVIGRGGDTIKQLQERAGVKMMMIQDGPMPTGADKPLRISGDPYKVQAARELVLEVIREKDGDFRSGRSDFGSRLGGSSLDVPVPRFAVGIVIGRNGEMIKKIQNDAGVRIQFKADDGISPERVAMVMGQPDRCQHAVHLINELIQTAQERDGFGSALRGSRVRGRGDWTVGSPGPLQEVTYTIPADKCGLVIGKGGETIKSINQQSGAHVELQRNPPPSTDPNTRVFTIRGTGQQMDMARQLIDDKIGCSGIMSNGGFGFSPFTQAPAAHQNCGSGQTFLTGVWGNTYQTNWQNPGQQDPGHSMAQTGQMDYSKAWEQYYKKLGQQNQPQSLMTDYSKAWEDYYKKQRSLEAPPSPAQGLRRSSTATESGYPSNALPLPPSFL is encoded by the exons ATGGTGGGGAAGATGGGTGGAGAAGCCATGTCCCACCTCAACAGCTCCTCGGGGAGCGTGGAGCCTTCGCTCTACTACCCCGGGCAGAAAAGACCAGGAGAGGACGGAG TAGGTAACCAGCTACCAACCATGGGCCATCAAAG cagAGTCATCACAGAAGACTACAAGGTCCCTGACAGGATGGTCGGCTTCA TTATCGGCCGAGGAGGAGAACAGATCACCAGGATCCAGCTGGAGTCGGGCTGTAAGATCCAGATTGCTGCTG ACAGCGGAGGTTTGATGGAGCGGCCGTGTTCCCTGACTGGAACTCCAGAGAGCATCGA GCAGGCGAAGCGACTGCTGGTCCAGATCGTGGATCGCTGCAGAAACGGTCCGGGTTTCCACGGAGACGGGGAGGGCGGGACCTCGGTGCAGGAGATGCTGATCCCGGCCAGCAAAGTGGGCCTGGTGATTGGTCGAGGAGGAGACACCATCAAGCAGCTGCAG GAGCGAGCTGGGGTGAAAATGATGATGATCCAGGACGGGCCGATGCCCACAGGAGCCGACAAACCCCTCCGCATCTCAGGAGACCCGTACAAAGTCCAG GCAGCGAGGGAGTTGGTGTTGGAGGTGATCAGAGAGAAGGATGGAGACTTCAGGTCCGGACGCAGCGACTTCGGCAGCCGGCTGGGAGGAAGCAGCCTGGAT GTTCCAGTTCCCAGGTTTGCTGTCGGCATTGTGATCGGCAGAAATGGAGAAATGATCAAGAAAATCCAGAACGATGCAGGGGTCCGAATCCAGTTTAAAGCAG ATGACGGCATCAGTCCAGAgcgcgttgccatggtgatgggTCAGCCGGACCGCTGCCAGCATGCTGTCCACCTCATCAATGAGCTCATCCAGACCGCACAG GAGCGTGACGGCTTCGGCTCAGCCCTGCGTGGCAGCCGGGTCAGGGGTCGTGGGGATTGGACCGTGGGCTCACCTGGTCCCCTGCAGGAAGTAACTTACACCATCCCTGCTGACAAATGCGGCCTGGTCATCGGCAAAG GTGGAGAAACCATCAAGAGTATTAACCAGCAGTCCGGAGCTCAcgtggagctgcagaggaacCCCCCACCTTCCACCGACCCCAACACCAGGGTCTTCACCATCAGGGGCACCGGCCAGCAGATGGACATGGCCCGCCAGCTCATAGACGACAAGATCGGG TGTTCCGGCATCATGAGCAACGGCGGCTTCGGCTTCAGTCCCTTCACCCAGGCTCCTGCTGCTCACCAGAA CTGTGGCAGCGGTCAGACTTTCCTGACCGGCGTTTGGGGAAACACCTACCAGACCAACTGGCAGAACCCTGGACAGCAAGACCctg GTCACAGTATGGCTCAAACAGGACAGATGGACTACTCTAAAGCATGGGAGCAGTACTACAAGAAGCTAG gccaGCAGAACCAGCCTCAGAGCCTGATGACGGACTACAGTAAGGCCTGGGAGGACTACTACAAGAAACAGA GATCACTAGAGGCTCCTCCCTCGCCGGCCCAAGGCCTCAGACGGTCGTCAACGGCAACCGAATCGGGGTATCCAAGCAACGCTCTGCcgcttcctccttcctttttgTAG
- the LOC133450768 gene encoding far upstream element-binding protein 3-like isoform X8, translating into MAELVQGQAAMSQPGLKQDGLADVLQRARQMVGKMGGEAMSHLNSSSGSVEPSLYYPGQKRPGEDGVGNQLPTMGHQSRVITEDYKVPDRMVGFIIGRGGEQITRIQLESGCKIQIAADSGGLMERPCSLTGTPESIEQAKRLLVQIVDRCRNGPGFHGDGEGGTSVQEMLIPASKVGLVIGRGGDTIKQLQERAGVKMMMIQDGPMPTGADKPLRISGDPYKVQAARELVLEVIREKDGDFRSGRSDFGSRLGGSSLDVPVPRFAVGIVIGRNGEMIKKIQNDAGVRIQFKADDGISPERVAMVMGQPDRCQHAVHLINELIQTAQERDGFGSALRGSRVRGRGDWTVGSPGPLQEVTYTIPADKCGLVIGKGGETIKSINQQSGAHVELQRNPPPSTDPNTRVFTIRGTGQQMDMARQLIDDKIGCSGIMSNGGFGFSPFTQAPAAHQNCGSGQTFLTGVWGNTYQTNWQNPGQQDPGQSSQQSSVPDYTAALAEYYRQQPYLWNPAQVQDH; encoded by the exons ATGGTGGGGAAGATGGGTGGAGAAGCCATGTCCCACCTCAACAGCTCCTCGGGGAGCGTGGAGCCTTCGCTCTACTACCCCGGGCAGAAAAGACCAGGAGAGGACGGAG TAGGTAACCAGCTACCAACCATGGGCCATCAAAG cagAGTCATCACAGAAGACTACAAGGTCCCTGACAGGATGGTCGGCTTCA TTATCGGCCGAGGAGGAGAACAGATCACCAGGATCCAGCTGGAGTCGGGCTGTAAGATCCAGATTGCTGCTG ACAGCGGAGGTTTGATGGAGCGGCCGTGTTCCCTGACTGGAACTCCAGAGAGCATCGA GCAGGCGAAGCGACTGCTGGTCCAGATCGTGGATCGCTGCAGAAACGGTCCGGGTTTCCACGGAGACGGGGAGGGCGGGACCTCGGTGCAGGAGATGCTGATCCCGGCCAGCAAAGTGGGCCTGGTGATTGGTCGAGGAGGAGACACCATCAAGCAGCTGCAG GAGCGAGCTGGGGTGAAAATGATGATGATCCAGGACGGGCCGATGCCCACAGGAGCCGACAAACCCCTCCGCATCTCAGGAGACCCGTACAAAGTCCAG GCAGCGAGGGAGTTGGTGTTGGAGGTGATCAGAGAGAAGGATGGAGACTTCAGGTCCGGACGCAGCGACTTCGGCAGCCGGCTGGGAGGAAGCAGCCTGGAT GTTCCAGTTCCCAGGTTTGCTGTCGGCATTGTGATCGGCAGAAATGGAGAAATGATCAAGAAAATCCAGAACGATGCAGGGGTCCGAATCCAGTTTAAAGCAG ATGACGGCATCAGTCCAGAgcgcgttgccatggtgatgggTCAGCCGGACCGCTGCCAGCATGCTGTCCACCTCATCAATGAGCTCATCCAGACCGCACAG GAGCGTGACGGCTTCGGCTCAGCCCTGCGTGGCAGCCGGGTCAGGGGTCGTGGGGATTGGACCGTGGGCTCACCTGGTCCCCTGCAGGAAGTAACTTACACCATCCCTGCTGACAAATGCGGCCTGGTCATCGGCAAAG GTGGAGAAACCATCAAGAGTATTAACCAGCAGTCCGGAGCTCAcgtggagctgcagaggaacCCCCCACCTTCCACCGACCCCAACACCAGGGTCTTCACCATCAGGGGCACCGGCCAGCAGATGGACATGGCCCGCCAGCTCATAGACGACAAGATCGGG TGTTCCGGCATCATGAGCAACGGCGGCTTCGGCTTCAGTCCCTTCACCCAGGCTCCTGCTGCTCACCAGAA CTGTGGCAGCGGTCAGACTTTCCTGACCGGCGTTTGGGGAAACACCTACCAGACCAACTGGCAGAACCCTGGACAGCAAGACCctg GCCAGTCGTCTCAGCAGAGCTCAGTGCCAGACTACACTGCAGCATTAGCAGAGTACTACAGACAGCAGCCCTACCTGTGGAACCCCGCCCAGGTCCAG GATCACTAG
- the LOC133450768 gene encoding far upstream element-binding protein 3-like isoform X7, whose product MAELVQGQAAMSQPGLKQDGLADVLQRARQMVGKMGGEAMSHLNSSSGSVEPSLYYPGQKRPGEDGVGNQLPTMGHQSRVITEDYKVPDRMVGFIIGRGGEQITRIQLESGCKIQIAADSGGLMERPCSLTGTPESIEQAKRLLVQIVDRCRNGPGFHGDGEGGTSVQEMLIPASKVGLVIGRGGDTIKQLQERAGVKMMMIQDGPMPTGADKPLRISGDPYKVQAARELVLEVIREKDGDFRSGRSDFGSRLGGSSLDVPVPRFAVGIVIGRNGEMIKKIQNDAGVRIQFKADDGISPERVAMVMGQPDRCQHAVHLINELIQTAQERDGFGSALRGSRVRGRGDWTVGSPGPLQEVTYTIPADKCGLVIGKGGETIKSINQQSGAHVELQRNPPPSTDPNTRVFTIRGTGQQMDMARQLIDDKIGCSGIMSNGGFGFSPFTQAPAAHQNCGSGQTFLTGVWGNTYQTNWQNPGQQDPGHSMAQTGQMDYSKAWEQYYKKLGQQNQPQSLMTDYSKAWEDYYKKQSQSSQQSSVPDYTAALAEYYRQQPYLWNPAQDH is encoded by the exons ATGGTGGGGAAGATGGGTGGAGAAGCCATGTCCCACCTCAACAGCTCCTCGGGGAGCGTGGAGCCTTCGCTCTACTACCCCGGGCAGAAAAGACCAGGAGAGGACGGAG TAGGTAACCAGCTACCAACCATGGGCCATCAAAG cagAGTCATCACAGAAGACTACAAGGTCCCTGACAGGATGGTCGGCTTCA TTATCGGCCGAGGAGGAGAACAGATCACCAGGATCCAGCTGGAGTCGGGCTGTAAGATCCAGATTGCTGCTG ACAGCGGAGGTTTGATGGAGCGGCCGTGTTCCCTGACTGGAACTCCAGAGAGCATCGA GCAGGCGAAGCGACTGCTGGTCCAGATCGTGGATCGCTGCAGAAACGGTCCGGGTTTCCACGGAGACGGGGAGGGCGGGACCTCGGTGCAGGAGATGCTGATCCCGGCCAGCAAAGTGGGCCTGGTGATTGGTCGAGGAGGAGACACCATCAAGCAGCTGCAG GAGCGAGCTGGGGTGAAAATGATGATGATCCAGGACGGGCCGATGCCCACAGGAGCCGACAAACCCCTCCGCATCTCAGGAGACCCGTACAAAGTCCAG GCAGCGAGGGAGTTGGTGTTGGAGGTGATCAGAGAGAAGGATGGAGACTTCAGGTCCGGACGCAGCGACTTCGGCAGCCGGCTGGGAGGAAGCAGCCTGGAT GTTCCAGTTCCCAGGTTTGCTGTCGGCATTGTGATCGGCAGAAATGGAGAAATGATCAAGAAAATCCAGAACGATGCAGGGGTCCGAATCCAGTTTAAAGCAG ATGACGGCATCAGTCCAGAgcgcgttgccatggtgatgggTCAGCCGGACCGCTGCCAGCATGCTGTCCACCTCATCAATGAGCTCATCCAGACCGCACAG GAGCGTGACGGCTTCGGCTCAGCCCTGCGTGGCAGCCGGGTCAGGGGTCGTGGGGATTGGACCGTGGGCTCACCTGGTCCCCTGCAGGAAGTAACTTACACCATCCCTGCTGACAAATGCGGCCTGGTCATCGGCAAAG GTGGAGAAACCATCAAGAGTATTAACCAGCAGTCCGGAGCTCAcgtggagctgcagaggaacCCCCCACCTTCCACCGACCCCAACACCAGGGTCTTCACCATCAGGGGCACCGGCCAGCAGATGGACATGGCCCGCCAGCTCATAGACGACAAGATCGGG TGTTCCGGCATCATGAGCAACGGCGGCTTCGGCTTCAGTCCCTTCACCCAGGCTCCTGCTGCTCACCAGAA CTGTGGCAGCGGTCAGACTTTCCTGACCGGCGTTTGGGGAAACACCTACCAGACCAACTGGCAGAACCCTGGACAGCAAGACCctg GTCACAGTATGGCTCAAACAGGACAGATGGACTACTCTAAAGCATGGGAGCAGTACTACAAGAAGCTAG gccaGCAGAACCAGCCTCAGAGCCTGATGACGGACTACAGTAAGGCCTGGGAGGACTACTACAAGAAACAGA GCCAGTCGTCTCAGCAGAGCTCAGTGCCAGACTACACTGCAGCATTAGCAGAGTACTACAGACAGCAGCCCTACCTGTGGAACCCCGCCCAG GATCACTAG
- the LOC133450768 gene encoding far upstream element-binding protein 3-like isoform X5: MAELVQGQAAMSQPGLKQDGLADVLQRARQMVGKMGGEAMSHLNSSSGSVEPSLYYPGQKRPGEDGVGNQLPTMGHQRVITEDYKVPDRMVGFIIGRGGEQITRIQLESGCKIQIAADSGGLMERPCSLTGTPESIEQAKRLLVQIVDRCRNGPGFHGDGEGGTSVQEMLIPASKVGLVIGRGGDTIKQLQERAGVKMMMIQDGPMPTGADKPLRISGDPYKVQAARELVLEVIREKDGDFRSGRSDFGSRLGGSSLDVPVPRFAVGIVIGRNGEMIKKIQNDAGVRIQFKADDGISPERVAMVMGQPDRCQHAVHLINELIQTAQERDGFGSALRGSRVRGRGDWTVGSPGPLQEVTYTIPADKCGLVIGKGGETIKSINQQSGAHVELQRNPPPSTDPNTRVFTIRGTGQQMDMARQLIDDKIGCSGIMSNGGFGFSPFTQAPAAHQNCGSGQTFLTGVWGNTYQTNWQNPGQQDPGHSMAQTGQMDYSKAWEQYYKKLGQQNQPQSLMTDYSKAWEDYYKKQSQSSQQSSVPDYTAALAEYYRQQPYLWNPAQVQDH; this comes from the exons ATGGTGGGGAAGATGGGTGGAGAAGCCATGTCCCACCTCAACAGCTCCTCGGGGAGCGTGGAGCCTTCGCTCTACTACCCCGGGCAGAAAAGACCAGGAGAGGACGGAG TAGGTAACCAGCTACCAACCATGGGCCATCAAAG AGTCATCACAGAAGACTACAAGGTCCCTGACAGGATGGTCGGCTTCA TTATCGGCCGAGGAGGAGAACAGATCACCAGGATCCAGCTGGAGTCGGGCTGTAAGATCCAGATTGCTGCTG ACAGCGGAGGTTTGATGGAGCGGCCGTGTTCCCTGACTGGAACTCCAGAGAGCATCGA GCAGGCGAAGCGACTGCTGGTCCAGATCGTGGATCGCTGCAGAAACGGTCCGGGTTTCCACGGAGACGGGGAGGGCGGGACCTCGGTGCAGGAGATGCTGATCCCGGCCAGCAAAGTGGGCCTGGTGATTGGTCGAGGAGGAGACACCATCAAGCAGCTGCAG GAGCGAGCTGGGGTGAAAATGATGATGATCCAGGACGGGCCGATGCCCACAGGAGCCGACAAACCCCTCCGCATCTCAGGAGACCCGTACAAAGTCCAG GCAGCGAGGGAGTTGGTGTTGGAGGTGATCAGAGAGAAGGATGGAGACTTCAGGTCCGGACGCAGCGACTTCGGCAGCCGGCTGGGAGGAAGCAGCCTGGAT GTTCCAGTTCCCAGGTTTGCTGTCGGCATTGTGATCGGCAGAAATGGAGAAATGATCAAGAAAATCCAGAACGATGCAGGGGTCCGAATCCAGTTTAAAGCAG ATGACGGCATCAGTCCAGAgcgcgttgccatggtgatgggTCAGCCGGACCGCTGCCAGCATGCTGTCCACCTCATCAATGAGCTCATCCAGACCGCACAG GAGCGTGACGGCTTCGGCTCAGCCCTGCGTGGCAGCCGGGTCAGGGGTCGTGGGGATTGGACCGTGGGCTCACCTGGTCCCCTGCAGGAAGTAACTTACACCATCCCTGCTGACAAATGCGGCCTGGTCATCGGCAAAG GTGGAGAAACCATCAAGAGTATTAACCAGCAGTCCGGAGCTCAcgtggagctgcagaggaacCCCCCACCTTCCACCGACCCCAACACCAGGGTCTTCACCATCAGGGGCACCGGCCAGCAGATGGACATGGCCCGCCAGCTCATAGACGACAAGATCGGG TGTTCCGGCATCATGAGCAACGGCGGCTTCGGCTTCAGTCCCTTCACCCAGGCTCCTGCTGCTCACCAGAA CTGTGGCAGCGGTCAGACTTTCCTGACCGGCGTTTGGGGAAACACCTACCAGACCAACTGGCAGAACCCTGGACAGCAAGACCctg GTCACAGTATGGCTCAAACAGGACAGATGGACTACTCTAAAGCATGGGAGCAGTACTACAAGAAGCTAG gccaGCAGAACCAGCCTCAGAGCCTGATGACGGACTACAGTAAGGCCTGGGAGGACTACTACAAGAAACAGA GCCAGTCGTCTCAGCAGAGCTCAGTGCCAGACTACACTGCAGCATTAGCAGAGTACTACAGACAGCAGCCCTACCTGTGGAACCCCGCCCAGGTCCAG GATCACTAG
- the LOC133450768 gene encoding far upstream element-binding protein 3-like isoform X9 translates to MAELVQGQAAMSQPGLKQDGLADVLQRARQMVGKMGGEAMSHLNSSSGSVEPSLYYPGQKRPGEDGVGNQLPTMGHQSRVITEDYKVPDRMVGFIIGRGGEQITRIQLESGCKIQIAADSGGLMERPCSLTGTPESIEQAKRLLVQIVDRCRNGPGFHGDGEGGTSVQEMLIPASKVGLVIGRGGDTIKQLQERAGVKMMMIQDGPMPTGADKPLRISGDPYKVQAARELVLEVIREKDGDFRSGRSDFGSRLGGSSLDVPVPRFAVGIVIGRNGEMIKKIQNDAGVRIQFKADDGISPERVAMVMGQPDRCQHAVHLINELIQTAQERDGFGSALRGSRVRGRGDWTVGSPGPLQEVTYTIPADKCGLVIGKGGETIKSINQQSGAHVELQRNPPPSTDPNTRVFTIRGTGQQMDMARQLIDDKIGCSGIMSNGGFGFSPFTQAPAAHQNCGSGQTFLTGVWGNTYQTNWQNPGQQDPGQSSQQSSVPDYTAALAEYYRQQPYLWNPAQDH, encoded by the exons ATGGTGGGGAAGATGGGTGGAGAAGCCATGTCCCACCTCAACAGCTCCTCGGGGAGCGTGGAGCCTTCGCTCTACTACCCCGGGCAGAAAAGACCAGGAGAGGACGGAG TAGGTAACCAGCTACCAACCATGGGCCATCAAAG cagAGTCATCACAGAAGACTACAAGGTCCCTGACAGGATGGTCGGCTTCA TTATCGGCCGAGGAGGAGAACAGATCACCAGGATCCAGCTGGAGTCGGGCTGTAAGATCCAGATTGCTGCTG ACAGCGGAGGTTTGATGGAGCGGCCGTGTTCCCTGACTGGAACTCCAGAGAGCATCGA GCAGGCGAAGCGACTGCTGGTCCAGATCGTGGATCGCTGCAGAAACGGTCCGGGTTTCCACGGAGACGGGGAGGGCGGGACCTCGGTGCAGGAGATGCTGATCCCGGCCAGCAAAGTGGGCCTGGTGATTGGTCGAGGAGGAGACACCATCAAGCAGCTGCAG GAGCGAGCTGGGGTGAAAATGATGATGATCCAGGACGGGCCGATGCCCACAGGAGCCGACAAACCCCTCCGCATCTCAGGAGACCCGTACAAAGTCCAG GCAGCGAGGGAGTTGGTGTTGGAGGTGATCAGAGAGAAGGATGGAGACTTCAGGTCCGGACGCAGCGACTTCGGCAGCCGGCTGGGAGGAAGCAGCCTGGAT GTTCCAGTTCCCAGGTTTGCTGTCGGCATTGTGATCGGCAGAAATGGAGAAATGATCAAGAAAATCCAGAACGATGCAGGGGTCCGAATCCAGTTTAAAGCAG ATGACGGCATCAGTCCAGAgcgcgttgccatggtgatgggTCAGCCGGACCGCTGCCAGCATGCTGTCCACCTCATCAATGAGCTCATCCAGACCGCACAG GAGCGTGACGGCTTCGGCTCAGCCCTGCGTGGCAGCCGGGTCAGGGGTCGTGGGGATTGGACCGTGGGCTCACCTGGTCCCCTGCAGGAAGTAACTTACACCATCCCTGCTGACAAATGCGGCCTGGTCATCGGCAAAG GTGGAGAAACCATCAAGAGTATTAACCAGCAGTCCGGAGCTCAcgtggagctgcagaggaacCCCCCACCTTCCACCGACCCCAACACCAGGGTCTTCACCATCAGGGGCACCGGCCAGCAGATGGACATGGCCCGCCAGCTCATAGACGACAAGATCGGG TGTTCCGGCATCATGAGCAACGGCGGCTTCGGCTTCAGTCCCTTCACCCAGGCTCCTGCTGCTCACCAGAA CTGTGGCAGCGGTCAGACTTTCCTGACCGGCGTTTGGGGAAACACCTACCAGACCAACTGGCAGAACCCTGGACAGCAAGACCctg GCCAGTCGTCTCAGCAGAGCTCAGTGCCAGACTACACTGCAGCATTAGCAGAGTACTACAGACAGCAGCCCTACCTGTGGAACCCCGCCCAG GATCACTAG
- the LOC133450768 gene encoding far upstream element-binding protein 3-like isoform X3 has translation MAELVQGQAAMSQPGLKQDGLADVLQRARQMVGKMGGEAMSHLNSSSGSVEPSLYYPGQKRPGEDGVGNQLPTMGHQSRVITEDYKVPDRMVGFIIGRGGEQITRIQLESGCKIQIAADSGGLMERPCSLTGTPESIEQAKRLLVQIVDRCRNGPGFHGDGEGGTSVQEMLIPASKVGLVIGRGGDTIKQLQERAGVKMMMIQDGPMPTGADKPLRISGDPYKVQAARELVLEVIREKDGDFRSGRSDFGSRLGGSSLDVPVPRFAVGIVIGRNGEMIKKIQNDAGVRIQFKADDGISPERVAMVMGQPDRCQHAVHLINELIQTAQERDGFGSALRGSRVRGRGDWTVGSPGPLQEVTYTIPADKCGLVIGKGGETIKSINQQSGAHVELQRNPPPSTDPNTRVFTIRGTGQQMDMARQLIDDKIGCSGIMSNGGFGFSPFTQAPAAHQNCGSGQTFLTGVWGNTYQTNWQNPGQQDPGHSMAQTGQMDYSKAWEQYYKKLGQQNQPQSLMTDYSKAWEDYYKKQSQSSQQSSVPDYTAALAEYYRQQPYLWNPAQVQDH, from the exons ATGGTGGGGAAGATGGGTGGAGAAGCCATGTCCCACCTCAACAGCTCCTCGGGGAGCGTGGAGCCTTCGCTCTACTACCCCGGGCAGAAAAGACCAGGAGAGGACGGAG TAGGTAACCAGCTACCAACCATGGGCCATCAAAG cagAGTCATCACAGAAGACTACAAGGTCCCTGACAGGATGGTCGGCTTCA TTATCGGCCGAGGAGGAGAACAGATCACCAGGATCCAGCTGGAGTCGGGCTGTAAGATCCAGATTGCTGCTG ACAGCGGAGGTTTGATGGAGCGGCCGTGTTCCCTGACTGGAACTCCAGAGAGCATCGA GCAGGCGAAGCGACTGCTGGTCCAGATCGTGGATCGCTGCAGAAACGGTCCGGGTTTCCACGGAGACGGGGAGGGCGGGACCTCGGTGCAGGAGATGCTGATCCCGGCCAGCAAAGTGGGCCTGGTGATTGGTCGAGGAGGAGACACCATCAAGCAGCTGCAG GAGCGAGCTGGGGTGAAAATGATGATGATCCAGGACGGGCCGATGCCCACAGGAGCCGACAAACCCCTCCGCATCTCAGGAGACCCGTACAAAGTCCAG GCAGCGAGGGAGTTGGTGTTGGAGGTGATCAGAGAGAAGGATGGAGACTTCAGGTCCGGACGCAGCGACTTCGGCAGCCGGCTGGGAGGAAGCAGCCTGGAT GTTCCAGTTCCCAGGTTTGCTGTCGGCATTGTGATCGGCAGAAATGGAGAAATGATCAAGAAAATCCAGAACGATGCAGGGGTCCGAATCCAGTTTAAAGCAG ATGACGGCATCAGTCCAGAgcgcgttgccatggtgatgggTCAGCCGGACCGCTGCCAGCATGCTGTCCACCTCATCAATGAGCTCATCCAGACCGCACAG GAGCGTGACGGCTTCGGCTCAGCCCTGCGTGGCAGCCGGGTCAGGGGTCGTGGGGATTGGACCGTGGGCTCACCTGGTCCCCTGCAGGAAGTAACTTACACCATCCCTGCTGACAAATGCGGCCTGGTCATCGGCAAAG GTGGAGAAACCATCAAGAGTATTAACCAGCAGTCCGGAGCTCAcgtggagctgcagaggaacCCCCCACCTTCCACCGACCCCAACACCAGGGTCTTCACCATCAGGGGCACCGGCCAGCAGATGGACATGGCCCGCCAGCTCATAGACGACAAGATCGGG TGTTCCGGCATCATGAGCAACGGCGGCTTCGGCTTCAGTCCCTTCACCCAGGCTCCTGCTGCTCACCAGAA CTGTGGCAGCGGTCAGACTTTCCTGACCGGCGTTTGGGGAAACACCTACCAGACCAACTGGCAGAACCCTGGACAGCAAGACCctg GTCACAGTATGGCTCAAACAGGACAGATGGACTACTCTAAAGCATGGGAGCAGTACTACAAGAAGCTAG gccaGCAGAACCAGCCTCAGAGCCTGATGACGGACTACAGTAAGGCCTGGGAGGACTACTACAAGAAACAGA GCCAGTCGTCTCAGCAGAGCTCAGTGCCAGACTACACTGCAGCATTAGCAGAGTACTACAGACAGCAGCCCTACCTGTGGAACCCCGCCCAGGTCCAG GATCACTAG